In Streptomyces sp. P3, one DNA window encodes the following:
- a CDS encoding HAD family hydrolase → MPVLVASDLDRTLIYSAAALALTMPDARAPRLLCVEVHEARPLSFMTETAAQLLTDLGDAALFMPTTTRTRKQYQRINLPGPPPKYAICANGGHLLVDGATDHDWHARVLARLADECAPLAEVQEYLAKTADPLWLRKQRVAEDLFAYLVVERELLPEEWVKELAAWAENRGWTVSLQGRKIYAVPKPLTKSAAVREVVRRTGAELTLAAGDSLLDADLLLAADRGWRPGHGELADAAWAAPQITALPERGVLAGERILREFLRDCRGIRPA, encoded by the coding sequence ATGCCGGTTCTGGTGGCGAGCGACCTCGACCGTACGCTCATCTACTCGGCGGCGGCGCTGGCGCTGACCATGCCGGACGCCCGGGCTCCGCGGCTGCTGTGCGTGGAGGTGCACGAGGCGAGACCGCTGTCGTTCATGACCGAGACGGCGGCGCAGCTGCTCACCGACCTCGGGGACGCGGCGCTGTTCATGCCGACGACGACCCGGACGCGCAAGCAGTACCAGCGCATCAACCTCCCCGGGCCGCCGCCGAAGTACGCGATCTGCGCCAACGGCGGCCATCTCCTCGTCGACGGGGCGACCGACCACGACTGGCACGCGCGCGTGCTCGCGCGGCTGGCCGACGAGTGCGCGCCGCTCGCGGAGGTGCAGGAGTACCTGGCGAAGACGGCGGACCCGCTCTGGCTGCGCAAGCAGCGGGTCGCCGAGGACCTGTTCGCCTACCTCGTCGTGGAGCGCGAGCTGCTGCCCGAGGAGTGGGTGAAGGAACTGGCGGCCTGGGCGGAGAACCGCGGCTGGACCGTGTCGCTCCAGGGCCGCAAGATCTACGCCGTGCCGAAGCCGCTCACCAAGAGCGCCGCCGTGCGTGAGGTGGTCCGCCGCACCGGCGCCGAACTGACGCTGGCGGCGGGCGACTCGCTGCTCGACGCCGACCTGCTGCTGGCCGCGGACCGCGGCTGGCGTCCGGGCCACGGCGAGCTGGCGGACGCGGCCTGGGCGGCCCCGCAGATCACCGCCCTGCCGGAGCGTGGCGTGCTGGCCGGGGAGCGCATTCTGCGGGAGTTCCTCAGGGATTGTCGCGGAATCCGACCCGCGTAA
- a CDS encoding TerD family protein, giving the protein MTHAMLKGSNVPLKATTVRAVLRWTPGQGVPDVDASALLLGLDGRVRSDEDFVFYNQPRHPSGKVWRLGKKRVAEGLTDTIQTDLSGVESGVGRILLTASADGVTFDRVRSLTIALYDATTDGEPLATFDIRPETGQETALICGELYRRGEGWKFRALGEGYSNGLKGLATDFGISVDESEEADVPEAAASAPRTPSLSQPLPPERPTSAVPQQPPAYGYPASLPTYGYGYPDGSFRLPPQGPQFVGR; this is encoded by the coding sequence ATGACGCACGCGATGCTGAAGGGGTCGAACGTCCCGCTGAAAGCCACCACGGTGCGCGCCGTGCTGCGCTGGACCCCCGGGCAGGGGGTCCCGGACGTCGATGCCTCCGCGCTGCTCCTCGGTCTCGACGGTCGTGTGCGCTCCGACGAGGACTTCGTCTTCTACAACCAGCCCCGGCACCCCTCCGGGAAGGTGTGGCGGCTCGGCAAGAAGCGGGTTGCCGAGGGCCTCACCGACACGATCCAGACCGATCTGTCCGGTGTCGAGTCCGGTGTCGGCCGTATTCTCCTGACCGCTTCGGCGGACGGCGTCACCTTCGACCGCGTACGTTCCCTCACCATCGCGCTGTACGACGCGACGACCGACGGGGAGCCGCTGGCCACCTTCGACATCCGCCCGGAGACGGGCCAGGAGACGGCTCTCATCTGCGGCGAGCTCTACCGGCGCGGGGAGGGCTGGAAGTTCCGCGCACTGGGTGAGGGCTACTCCAACGGCCTCAAGGGGCTGGCCACCGACTTCGGCATCTCGGTCGACGAGTCCGAGGAGGCCGACGTCCCCGAGGCCGCCGCGTCGGCTCCGCGCACGCCCAGCCTGTCGCAGCCGCTGCCGCCGGAGCGGCCCACGTCGGCCGTCCCGCAGCAGCCGCCGGCCTACGGCTACCCGGCCAGCCTGCCGACCTACGGCTACGGCTACCCCGACGGTTCGTTCCGGCTGCCGCCGCAGGGGCCGCAGTTCGTCGGACGGTGA
- a CDS encoding HpcH/HpaI aldolase/citrate lyase family protein: protein MRHFGHLAPEVRQRLFHREPCVFTADSPARLLSAALGATLYSPATRPRLADDVVKQTGRGVVSMVLCLEDSIGDEDVAAGEENLVRQFAELADRTDGELPLLFIRVRTPEQIPDLVRRLGGNAGLLSGFVFPKFTEERGVPFLEALAGAEAASGHRLFGMPVLETPELMYRESRVDALEGIARAVDKYRSRVLALRLGVTDFCSAYGLRRAPDMTAYDVQIVASVIADVVNMLGRADGSGFTVTGPVWEYFRVPERMFKPMLRHSPFLEGQAVELRERLIEHAMDGLLREISLDQANGLLGKTCIHPSHVPAVHALSVVSHEEYSDAADILRPERGGGGVLRSQYTNKMNEVKPHRAWAERTMLRAEVFGVAHEDVSFVDLLAAGIPG from the coding sequence ATGCGTCATTTCGGGCACCTCGCCCCTGAGGTGCGGCAGCGCCTCTTTCACCGGGAGCCGTGCGTCTTCACGGCGGACTCACCGGCCAGGCTGCTCTCCGCGGCCCTGGGCGCCACGCTCTACAGCCCGGCCACCCGGCCCCGGCTGGCGGACGACGTCGTCAAGCAGACCGGGCGCGGCGTGGTGTCGATGGTGCTGTGCCTGGAGGACTCCATCGGCGACGAGGACGTCGCGGCCGGCGAGGAGAACCTCGTCCGCCAGTTCGCCGAGCTCGCGGACCGCACGGACGGGGAGCTGCCGCTGCTCTTCATCCGGGTGCGCACGCCCGAACAGATCCCCGACCTGGTCCGGCGACTCGGCGGCAACGCCGGGCTGCTCAGCGGGTTCGTGTTCCCGAAGTTCACCGAGGAGCGCGGCGTCCCGTTCCTGGAGGCGCTGGCCGGCGCGGAGGCGGCGAGCGGGCACCGCCTGTTCGGCATGCCCGTGCTGGAGACGCCGGAGCTGATGTACCGCGAGTCGCGGGTGGACGCTCTGGAGGGCATCGCCCGTGCCGTCGACAAGTACCGCAGCCGGGTCCTCGCCCTGCGCCTCGGCGTGACCGACTTCTGTTCCGCGTACGGACTGCGCCGGGCGCCCGACATGACCGCCTACGACGTCCAGATCGTCGCCTCGGTGATCGCCGACGTGGTGAACATGCTGGGACGGGCCGACGGCAGCGGGTTCACCGTGACCGGACCGGTGTGGGAGTACTTCCGGGTCCCCGAGCGCATGTTCAAGCCGATGCTGCGCCACAGTCCCTTCCTGGAGGGGCAGGCGGTGGAGCTGCGCGAGAGACTGATCGAGCACGCGATGGACGGTCTGCTGCGCGAGATCTCCCTCGACCAGGCCAACGGCCTGCTCGGCAAGACCTGCATCCACCCCTCGCACGTGCCGGCCGTGCACGCGCTGTCCGTGGTCAGTCACGAGGAGTACAGCGACGCGGCGGACATCCTGCGGCCGGAACGCGGCGGTGGGGGTGTACTGCGGTCGCAGTACACGAACAAGATGAACGAGGTGAAGCCGCACCGCGCCTGGGCCGAGCGCACCATGCTGCGCGCGGAGGTCTTCGGCGTCGCGCACGAGGACGTCAGCTTCGTCGACCTGCTCGCAGCCGGCATACCCGGCTAG
- a CDS encoding phosphoribosyltransferase, with protein MRNAVNNGVWSGTWVAERLGLELVGDDALPEMLGLALRRNPKRAHLLVSHVLGKHVPQSPAVVHGHGLALGRRVRELLGPEEAARAVVLGYAETATGLGHSVADGVGVAPYLHSTRRPVPGVATAGGFEESHSHATSHLLLPEDPTLLVGDGPLVLVDDEFSTGNTVLNTIRDLHGRYPRDRYVVVALVDMRSAADAGRLDDFAREIGARVDLVATASGAVRLPEGVLEKGQALVARYEAAAAASGERSSAGSSGPAAPDPHPADDRTGQPGARDSATRVDLHWPRGLPDGGRHGFTPAHRGRLEAALPAMAARLAEAIPADARSVLVLGFEELMYTPLRLARELGETVSAEVRYSTTTRSPVLAVDDPGYAIRSRIVFPAHDDPADGPGERYAYNVAGGGFDAVVAVVDSVADTPPLHAPDGLLSRLAAHTPHVVLAVVPSYVPEPLYAAALPEKRPVMLPEPLRGPAFSSYAPEEVGWLLQDLSDVTLEAPTEEREEAIQSGGAHYAESLPVEYQPSEQYQELFHAALETSAERIARAVGVVTETVIAERSPRPVLVSLARAGTPVGVLMRRWAQFRHGLDLPHYAVSIVRGRGIDANALRWLAAHHDPRDVVFVDGWTGKGAITRELAAAIEEFEAGGGAAGFDPEIAVLADPGSCVRTYGTREDFLIPSACLNSTVSGLISRTVLRADLVGPDDFHGAKFYRELAGVDVSADFLDAVAARFPEVAEAVGGAVKELLAGDRTPSWQGWAAVERISEEYGIHDVNLVKPGVGETTRVLLRRVPWKILARAGAGADLDHVRLLAGQRGVPVEEVGDLPYTCVGLIHPQFTRGATGADGKAVTV; from the coding sequence ATGAGAAACGCAGTGAACAACGGGGTCTGGTCCGGGACCTGGGTCGCCGAGCGGCTCGGACTGGAGCTGGTGGGCGACGACGCGCTGCCGGAGATGCTGGGGCTGGCCCTGCGCCGCAACCCCAAGCGGGCGCATCTGCTGGTCTCCCACGTCCTGGGCAAGCACGTCCCGCAGTCGCCGGCGGTCGTCCACGGCCACGGCCTCGCCCTCGGCCGCCGGGTGCGGGAGCTGCTCGGCCCCGAGGAGGCGGCGAGGGCGGTCGTCCTCGGCTACGCGGAGACGGCCACCGGTCTCGGCCACAGCGTCGCCGACGGCGTCGGCGTCGCCCCGTACCTGCACTCCACCCGGCGTCCGGTCCCGGGCGTCGCGACGGCGGGCGGTTTCGAGGAGTCCCACTCCCACGCCACCTCCCACCTGCTGCTGCCGGAGGACCCGACCCTGCTGGTCGGCGACGGCCCGCTGGTGCTGGTGGACGACGAGTTCTCCACCGGCAACACCGTGCTGAACACGATCCGCGACCTGCACGGGCGCTATCCGCGGGACCGGTACGTCGTCGTCGCCCTCGTCGACATGCGCTCGGCGGCCGACGCGGGCCGCCTCGACGACTTCGCCCGCGAGATCGGCGCCCGGGTGGACCTGGTCGCCACCGCCTCGGGCGCGGTCCGCCTCCCGGAAGGGGTGCTGGAGAAGGGGCAGGCCCTGGTCGCCCGGTACGAGGCCGCGGCCGCCGCGAGCGGTGAGCGGTCGTCCGCGGGCTCGTCGGGGCCGGCCGCACCGGACCCGCACCCGGCGGACGACCGCACCGGGCAGCCGGGCGCCCGGGACAGCGCGACCCGCGTGGACCTGCACTGGCCGCGCGGCCTGCCGGACGGCGGCCGGCACGGCTTCACCCCCGCCCACCGGGGCCGGCTCGAGGCCGCCCTCCCCGCCATGGCGGCCCGCCTCGCGGAAGCGATACCCGCCGACGCGCGGAGCGTCCTGGTGCTCGGCTTCGAGGAGCTGATGTACACGCCGCTGCGGCTGGCGCGGGAGCTGGGGGAGACCGTCTCCGCCGAGGTGCGCTACTCGACCACCACCCGCTCGCCCGTCCTCGCGGTCGACGACCCCGGCTACGCGATACGCAGCCGGATCGTCTTCCCCGCCCACGACGACCCCGCAGACGGCCCCGGCGAGCGCTATGCCTACAACGTCGCAGGCGGCGGCTTCGACGCCGTCGTCGCCGTCGTGGACTCGGTGGCGGACACCCCGCCGCTGCACGCCCCCGACGGCCTTCTGTCCCGGCTGGCCGCGCACACCCCGCACGTCGTCCTCGCGGTCGTCCCCTCGTACGTCCCCGAGCCGCTGTACGCAGCCGCACTGCCCGAAAAGAGACCCGTCATGCTGCCCGAGCCCCTTCGCGGCCCCGCCTTCTCCTCGTACGCGCCCGAGGAGGTCGGCTGGCTGCTCCAGGACCTCTCGGACGTGACGCTGGAGGCGCCGACCGAGGAGCGGGAGGAGGCCATCCAGAGCGGCGGCGCGCACTACGCCGAGTCGCTGCCCGTCGAGTACCAGCCCAGCGAGCAGTACCAGGAGCTGTTCCACGCGGCCCTCGAGACCTCGGCGGAGCGGATCGCGCGGGCCGTGGGCGTCGTCACCGAGACCGTGATCGCGGAGCGCTCGCCGCGGCCCGTCCTCGTCTCGCTGGCCCGGGCCGGGACCCCGGTCGGCGTGCTGATGCGCCGCTGGGCGCAGTTCCGGCACGGCCTCGACCTGCCGCACTACGCCGTGTCGATCGTGCGCGGCCGGGGCATCGACGCCAACGCGCTGCGCTGGCTCGCGGCCCATCACGACCCGCGGGACGTCGTGTTCGTCGACGGCTGGACCGGCAAGGGCGCGATCACCCGGGAACTGGCCGCGGCGATCGAGGAGTTCGAGGCGGGCGGCGGCGCGGCCGGCTTCGACCCGGAGATCGCGGTGCTGGCCGACCCCGGCTCGTGCGTGCGGACGTACGGCACCCGGGAGGACTTCCTCATCCCGTCCGCCTGCCTCAACTCGACCGTCTCCGGGCTGATCTCACGGACCGTCCTGCGCGCCGACCTGGTCGGGCCGGACGACTTCCACGGCGCGAAGTTCTACCGGGAGCTCGCCGGCGTGGACGTCTCTGCGGACTTCCTGGACGCCGTGGCCGCCCGCTTCCCCGAGGTCGCGGAAGCCGTCGGCGGCGCGGTGAAGGAGCTGCTCGCCGGTGACCGCACGCCGAGCTGGCAGGGCTGGGCGGCGGTGGAGCGGATCAGCGAGGAGTACGGCATCCACGACGTGAACCTGGTCAAGCCGGGCGTCGGAGAGACCACGCGGGTGCTGCTGCGCCGGGTGCCGTGGAAGATCCTGGCGCGGGCCGGGGCGGGCGCCGACCTGGACCACGTACGGCTGCTCGCCGGACAGCGAGGGGTGCCCGTCGAGGAGGTCGGTGACCTGCCGTACACCTGCGTGGGTCTGATCCACCCGCAGTTCACCCGCGGTGCGACCGGCGCCGACGGCAAGGCGGTGACGGTCTGA
- a CDS encoding Tellurium resistance codes for MGIFDGLLGSRATDFDSGNAATNAIELTKRHSQVSLTKQGAATGNLRVNLAWRMRTSDIGGPQRESLLRHPFKALRPPEVVGHSQSMVNVDLDLGCLYELADGTKGVVQPLGGLLGDVNAAPYVKLSGDDRFGSASGETMYVNLDHRDEIKRLLVFVYIYDQTPAFDRTHAIVTLYPSNGPRIEIGLDERHPQARSCAVVMIENVKGELMVRREVRFVYGFQAELDRLYGWGLQWGRGYKTKAER; via the coding sequence ATGGGCATCTTCGACGGGCTGCTGGGCAGCCGCGCGACCGACTTCGACTCGGGCAACGCGGCCACGAACGCGATCGAGCTGACCAAACGGCACAGCCAGGTCTCCCTCACCAAACAGGGGGCCGCCACCGGCAACCTGCGCGTCAACCTCGCCTGGCGGATGCGGACGTCCGACATCGGCGGGCCGCAGCGGGAGAGCCTGCTGCGCCACCCCTTCAAGGCGCTGCGGCCCCCGGAGGTCGTCGGGCACAGCCAGAGCATGGTCAACGTCGACCTCGACCTCGGCTGCCTGTACGAACTGGCCGACGGCACGAAGGGCGTCGTGCAGCCGCTCGGCGGACTGCTGGGCGACGTGAACGCGGCGCCGTACGTGAAGCTCAGCGGCGACGACCGGTTCGGCTCGGCGTCCGGCGAGACGATGTACGTCAACCTCGACCACCGCGACGAGATCAAACGGCTGCTGGTCTTCGTGTACATCTACGACCAGACACCGGCGTTTGACCGCACCCACGCGATCGTCACGCTGTACCCGAGCAACGGGCCGCGGATCGAGATAGGCCTCGACGAGCGGCACCCGCAGGCCCGCTCCTGCGCGGTGGTGATGATAGAGAACGTCAAGGGCGAGCTGATGGTGCGACGCGAGGTGCGGTTCGTCTACGGCTTCCAGGCGGAGCTGGACCGACTGTACGGGTGGGGGCTGCAGTGGGGGCGCGGCTACAAGACGAAGGCCGAGCGGTAG
- a CDS encoding zinc ribbon domain-containing protein, with amino-acid sequence MPRYEYRCRTCGDTFELSRPMAQSADPADCPAGHDDTVKLLSTVAVGGTKSAPAPQAGGGGGGGCCGGGCCS; translated from the coding sequence ATGCCTCGCTACGAGTACCGCTGCCGGACCTGCGGCGACACCTTCGAACTGAGCCGTCCGATGGCGCAGTCCGCCGACCCCGCGGACTGCCCCGCCGGGCACGACGATACGGTCAAACTCCTGTCCACGGTGGCAGTCGGCGGCACGAAATCCGCCCCCGCGCCACAAGCGGGCGGCGGGGGCGGAGGCGGTTGCTGCGGCGGGGGCTGCTGCTCCTGA
- a CDS encoding TerD family protein: MGVTLAKGGNVSLSKAAPNLTQVMVGLGWDARSTTGAPFDLDASALLCTGGRVMGDEWFVFYNQLQSPDGSVEHTGDNLTGEGEGDDESLIVNLLKVPPQCDKIVFPVSIHMADERGQTFGQVSNAFIRVVNQADGQELARYDLSEDAGTETAMIFGELYRYQGEWKFRAVGQGYASGLRGIALDFGVNVS; this comes from the coding sequence ATGGGCGTCACGCTCGCCAAGGGGGGCAACGTCTCCCTGTCCAAGGCCGCGCCGAACCTCACGCAGGTGATGGTCGGACTCGGCTGGGACGCGCGCTCCACCACCGGAGCCCCCTTCGACCTGGACGCCAGCGCCCTGCTGTGCACCGGCGGGCGGGTCATGGGGGACGAGTGGTTCGTCTTCTACAACCAGCTCCAGAGCCCGGACGGCTCGGTGGAGCACACCGGCGACAACCTGACCGGCGAGGGCGAGGGCGACGACGAGTCGCTGATCGTGAACCTCCTCAAGGTTCCGCCGCAGTGCGACAAGATCGTCTTTCCCGTCTCCATCCACATGGCCGACGAGCGGGGCCAGACCTTCGGTCAGGTCTCCAACGCGTTCATCCGCGTCGTCAACCAGGCCGACGGCCAGGAGCTCGCCCGCTACGACCTCAGCGAGGACGCCGGCACGGAGACCGCGATGATCTTCGGCGAGTTGTACCGGTATCAGGGCGAGTGGAAGTTCAGGGCCGTGGGACAGGGGTACGCGTCGGGTCTGCGGGGCATCGCCCTCGACTTCGGGGTGAACGTCTCCTAG
- a CDS encoding DUF475 domain-containing protein translates to MLLKTFGWSFAITALGLVAAAFYGGWEALGIVAILCILEISLSFDNAVVNAGILKKMNAFWQKIFLTIGVLIAVFGMRLVFPVVIVAISAKIGPIDAVDLALNDKDQYQQLVTDAHPSIAAFGGMFLLMIFLDFIFEDRDIQWLRWIERPLAKLGKVDMLSVCIALIVLLITSFTFAAHAHQHGGAHVDKAETVLISGIAGLITYMIVGGLSGYFEDKLEEEEEREHEEEEEAARTGKQRPAIVLAGQAAFFMFLYLEVLDASFSFDGVIGAFAVTNDIVLMALGLGVGAMYVRSLTVYLVRQGTLDDYVYLEHGAHYAIGALAVLLLVTIQYQIHEVITGLIGVLLIAWSFWSSVRRNKALAAAEGKATASDEKTEVSSGV, encoded by the coding sequence GTGCTTCTGAAAACTTTCGGCTGGTCGTTCGCGATCACCGCGCTCGGCCTGGTCGCAGCGGCCTTCTACGGGGGGTGGGAGGCGCTCGGCATCGTGGCGATCCTCTGCATCCTGGAGATCTCGCTGTCGTTCGACAACGCGGTGGTCAACGCCGGGATCCTGAAGAAGATGAACGCCTTCTGGCAGAAGATCTTCCTCACGATCGGCGTGCTGATCGCGGTCTTCGGCATGCGGCTGGTCTTCCCCGTCGTCATCGTCGCCATCAGCGCCAAGATCGGTCCGATCGACGCGGTCGACCTCGCGCTCAACGACAAGGACCAGTACCAGCAGCTCGTCACCGACGCCCACCCGTCGATCGCCGCGTTCGGTGGCATGTTCCTGTTGATGATCTTCCTGGACTTCATCTTCGAGGACCGGGACATCCAGTGGCTGCGCTGGATCGAGCGCCCGCTCGCCAAGCTCGGCAAGGTCGACATGCTGTCGGTCTGCATCGCCCTGATCGTCCTGCTGATCACCTCCTTCACCTTCGCCGCCCACGCCCACCAGCACGGCGGGGCGCACGTCGACAAGGCGGAGACGGTCCTGATCTCGGGCATCGCCGGCCTGATCACGTACATGATCGTCGGCGGCCTCTCCGGCTACTTCGAGGACAAGCTCGAGGAAGAGGAGGAGCGGGAGCACGAGGAAGAGGAGGAGGCCGCGCGCACCGGTAAGCAGCGCCCGGCGATCGTCCTCGCCGGCCAGGCCGCCTTCTTCATGTTCCTCTACCTCGAGGTCCTCGACGCCTCCTTCTCCTTCGACGGAGTGATCGGCGCGTTCGCGGTCACCAACGACATCGTCCTGATGGCCCTCGGCCTCGGCGTCGGCGCCATGTACGTCCGGTCCCTCACCGTGTACCTGGTCCGCCAGGGCACCCTCGACGACTACGTCTACCTGGAGCACGGCGCCCACTACGCCATCGGCGCCCTGGCCGTGCTCCTCCTGGTCACCATCCAGTACCAGATCCACGAGGTCATCACCGGCCTGATCGGCGTTCTGCTGATCGCCTGGTCCTTCTGGTCCTCCGTACGACGCAACAAGGCGCTGGCAGCGGCAGAGGGAAAAGCGACGGCCTCGGACGAGAAGACTGAGGTGTCGTCCGGGGTGTGA